In a genomic window of Pelotomaculum thermopropionicum SI:
- a CDS encoding hydrolases of the alpha/beta superfamily: MKNKIYHRVFFLLVLTLSLLAAVGGRAMAQEGEAGALPRQDSVQVAASAAPSGPAAGTGFSVKLNGRPVVFDVSPRLEEGRFLLPMRPVLEAMRAKVSWSGETGTAVACLPGTTLAVTAGTQYARINGREYPMPVAAEIDRGRLVVPAEIILQATGAQEQWDGAARVLSLFLKDPGAGFPAPVLELQRDVQNELDRMDRDLAAAAGELARTGLDGEEARRILSGLAARYPYVADASTVDKNGKIAAVEPAAYHEFAGSDISGQEQVERLRETGRPVISSVFTAVEGFPALDLERPVFNRQNELTGSVSLLIRPELLFASFAVPELQGQRPEMMAVQKDGYIVYDSDSSQIGRNVFTDPFYQDYTGLPALTRRTVADRAGVGTYAPPDQPSQKQVVKRSVWTTLGLHGTEWRLVVNYAADGDSRAAGNKEEGKMEKKSDSNKTAPALEISPLQALAGEPWKIRVSGLTPGAPVTLVAEQQDNKGIKWESHAVFHADQSGVVDPAVQAPVSGSYEGADPAGLFWSLRPVAGVKPAGTFAKSLEPQMITVSVEVEGERILAQEVERLYLLPGVKRVEVRESGVVGTLFLPAGEGRRPAIIVLGGSDGGTYEPAAAIYASHGYVTLALAYFGMEGLPDSLVNIPLETVGKAIEWLESRPEVDKDAIGVWGASKGAELALLAASHYPQIKAVVAKSPSAVVFEGISKDSGKNHQSSWTYKGEPLSFVPTIFTEELAGSYFAAVAKKEPWSTAPLYEYALQNQEAVEKATIKVENINGPVLLVSGGRDGAWPSGKMAEMIMQRLREKGHPFPDMHLHYRDAGHQISTPYSPTTVYWLTLPGGFIEDLGGTPEGNAAASMDSWPKIIDFFARHLGGKQ; this comes from the coding sequence GTGAAAAACAAGATTTACCATCGGGTTTTCTTTCTCCTGGTTCTGACACTATCCCTGCTGGCAGCGGTTGGCGGCCGGGCAATGGCGCAGGAAGGCGAAGCCGGGGCTTTGCCCCGGCAGGACAGCGTCCAGGTTGCGGCCTCTGCCGCGCCTTCCGGGCCGGCCGCCGGCACCGGCTTCAGCGTGAAACTGAACGGCCGGCCGGTCGTCTTCGACGTGTCCCCGCGCCTGGAAGAGGGCCGGTTCCTGCTTCCCATGCGGCCGGTTTTGGAGGCCATGAGAGCAAAGGTATCCTGGTCCGGCGAAACCGGTACGGCGGTGGCGTGCCTGCCGGGAACGACACTTGCCGTGACCGCCGGAACACAATATGCCCGGATCAACGGCCGGGAATATCCGATGCCGGTTGCCGCCGAAATAGACCGGGGCAGGCTGGTTGTGCCGGCAGAAATCATTTTGCAAGCCACCGGCGCGCAAGAGCAGTGGGATGGCGCGGCCCGGGTTCTTTCGCTCTTTTTGAAAGACCCCGGCGCCGGTTTTCCGGCCCCGGTCCTTGAGCTGCAGCGCGACGTGCAGAACGAGCTGGACCGGATGGACCGGGACCTGGCCGCCGCGGCCGGGGAACTGGCCCGGACCGGCCTGGACGGGGAGGAAGCGCGCCGGATCTTGAGCGGACTGGCGGCCCGCTACCCTTATGTGGCGGACGCCTCTACCGTAGATAAAAATGGAAAGATTGCCGCCGTTGAGCCCGCCGCCTACCACGAGTTCGCCGGCTCCGACATCAGCGGGCAGGAGCAGGTGGAGAGGCTTCGGGAAACCGGGCGTCCGGTCATCAGCTCCGTGTTCACGGCGGTGGAAGGTTTTCCGGCATTGGACCTGGAGCGGCCCGTGTTCAACCGGCAAAACGAACTGACCGGCTCGGTCAGTTTGCTGATCAGGCCGGAACTGCTCTTTGCCAGTTTTGCCGTCCCGGAACTGCAGGGGCAGCGGCCGGAAATGATGGCCGTGCAGAAAGACGGGTATATCGTTTACGACAGCGACAGCTCACAAATCGGCCGCAATGTCTTTACCGACCCTTTTTATCAGGATTACACAGGACTCCCCGCCCTGACCAGGAGAACAGTTGCCGACAGGGCCGGAGTTGGGACCTACGCTCCCCCGGATCAGCCGTCTCAAAAACAGGTGGTCAAAAGGTCGGTCTGGACCACGCTGGGACTGCACGGTACGGAATGGCGGCTGGTTGTAAACTACGCGGCGGACGGCGATAGCCGGGCCGCGGGCAATAAGGAGGAAGGCAAGATGGAGAAAAAAAGCGATTCGAATAAAACCGCGCCGGCCCTGGAGATCAGCCCGCTGCAGGCCCTGGCCGGCGAACCTTGGAAGATCAGAGTCTCCGGGTTAACCCCCGGTGCGCCGGTGACCCTGGTGGCGGAACAGCAGGACAATAAAGGGATCAAATGGGAATCGCACGCCGTTTTCCACGCGGACCAGAGCGGGGTGGTGGACCCCGCCGTTCAGGCGCCCGTTTCCGGCAGCTACGAGGGCGCCGACCCGGCCGGCCTTTTCTGGTCCCTGCGCCCGGTTGCCGGCGTAAAGCCGGCGGGGACGTTTGCCAAAAGCCTGGAACCGCAAATGATTACAGTCTCTGTGGAGGTTGAAGGGGAGAGAATCCTTGCGCAGGAGGTGGAAAGGCTTTACCTGCTGCCCGGCGTCAAAAGGGTGGAAGTGCGCGAATCCGGAGTGGTGGGGACGCTTTTCCTTCCTGCCGGGGAAGGCAGGCGGCCGGCCATTATCGTGCTGGGCGGTTCGGACGGCGGCACTTACGAACCCGCCGCGGCGATCTACGCCTCCCACGGCTACGTTACCCTCGCCCTGGCCTATTTCGGGATGGAAGGGCTTCCGGACAGCCTGGTGAACATACCCCTGGAGACTGTCGGAAAGGCCATTGAGTGGCTGGAGTCCCGCCCTGAAGTGGACAAAGACGCCATCGGCGTGTGGGGCGCTTCCAAGGGGGCGGAGCTGGCCCTGCTGGCAGCCTCCCATTATCCCCAAATCAAGGCCGTGGTGGCCAAGTCCCCCAGCGCGGTGGTCTTCGAAGGGATCAGCAAGGACTCCGGCAAGAATCACCAGTCTTCCTGGACGTATAAAGGGGAACCGCTTTCCTTCGTGCCCACCATATTCACCGAGGAACTGGCCGGGAGCTATTTCGCGGCGGTTGCAAAAAAAGAACCCTGGTCCACCGCCCCCTTGTATGAATATGCGCTGCAGAACCAGGAGGCCGTGGAAAAGGCAACCATCAAAGTGGAGAACATCAACGGGCCGGTTTTGCTCGTTTCGGGGGGCCGCGACGGGGCCTGGCCGTCCGGTAAAATGGCGGAAATGATTATGCAGAGGCTTCGGGAAAAAGGGCACCCGTTCCCGGACATGCATCTCCATTACCGTGATGCCGGACACCAAATCAGCACGCCGTATTCCCCCACCACCGTATACTGGCTGACCCTGCCGGGAGGTTTTATCGAAGACCTCGGCGGCACGCCGGAAGGAAACGCGGCTGCGTCCATGGATTCCTGGCCGAAAATCATTGACTTCTTTGCAAGGCATCTCGGCGGTAAGCAGTAG
- a CDS encoding putative hemolysin, whose amino-acid sequence MPGDWRWGTIKTSVQFETGLYIVKTAETRAEIEQALRLRHEVFRVEMLNAPLPSGLDTDRFDPLCDHMIVQTRDTGRVVATYRLNPSAAGDYYARREFAMDAVLRLAGRKLEIGRACVARGHRRSAVFALLWRGMAAYLRQAKIRYVFGCSCVPARTSRELALLYQYFRARHFSPDILRVQPLPPGIVPAGLLNPAGGRPADDEVKRLIPPILQFYLRGGSWVCGEPYYDGEFNSYDFFTLLDVTAAAPAARRFLAGVRPAAEEKAGGA is encoded by the coding sequence ATGCCGGGTGATTGGCGGTGGGGGACCATTAAAACAAGCGTGCAGTTTGAAACCGGCCTGTACATAGTAAAAACGGCCGAAACCAGGGCGGAAATAGAGCAGGCGCTGCGGCTCCGCCATGAGGTTTTCCGGGTGGAGATGCTTAACGCGCCGCTGCCGTCGGGCCTTGATACCGACCGGTTTGATCCGCTGTGCGACCACATGATCGTGCAAACGCGGGATACGGGGCGGGTGGTGGCCACGTACCGGCTCAACCCGTCGGCGGCAGGCGATTACTACGCCCGGCGGGAATTTGCAATGGACGCCGTTTTGCGCCTGGCGGGCCGGAAGCTGGAAATAGGCCGGGCCTGCGTGGCGCGCGGGCACCGCCGCAGCGCGGTATTCGCCCTGTTGTGGCGGGGCATGGCCGCATACCTGCGGCAGGCGAAAATCCGCTACGTGTTTGGCTGCTCCTGTGTGCCGGCCCGGACATCCCGTGAACTGGCTTTACTGTATCAGTATTTCCGGGCCCGCCATTTTTCCCCCGATATCCTGCGCGTCCAACCGCTGCCGCCAGGTATCGTTCCCGCCGGACTGCTCAATCCCGCGGGCGGGCGGCCGGCCGACGACGAGGTGAAACGGCTCATTCCTCCCATTCTGCAGTTTTATCTGCGCGGCGGCAGCTGGGTGTGCGGAGAACCATACTATGACGGCGAGTTTAATTCCTATGACTTCTTCACGCTGCTGGACGTAACGGCTGCCGCTCCGGCCGCGCGGCGGTTCCTGGCGGGAGTGCGGCCGGCGGCGGAAGAAAAGGCGGGAGGTGCTTGA
- the UshA gene encoding 5'-nucleotidase/2',3'-cyclic phosphodiesterase and related esterases, translated as MFISRKSPGLAAITLLALVFTLVAPCTAAFAAPGDKVFDIIEIADFHGMLEDTGGNPVAAVMAKNIKDIAGGNPGRTLIVSGGDNYQGSAVSNLLRGEPVMNVFNNIGVAVSALGNHEFYWGLDTVTGSGAAGYPVICSNLFYKGDGSLVFEPYKIFVRDGVKIAIVGAVTEDLPDLVKPEQFKDYEAGSIVDNVRRAAQEARAEGAQIVIALIHAGDNYDSRTGPVFEVAGRLGGAGGVVDAVLGGHTHNVVAATAANGTPVAIAGCYGKGFIDLKIVMQEDGRLTFNTSYIDCDTSSTIPPYGYKAAAPVVDQAVSAIVDAAKTRAIPLAGQVLGTAGTALTIAQAEYPWGESTAGNWLCDVMKAKVNADFAFINSGAIRVNIPRGDVTMGELYTFLPFGDFIMTADLTGAQIKALLEQAVGDGGKGIQTAGLTFAYNPGAPGGSRIESISKSDGTPVDMADTARTYRVAVNDYVAAGGDGFSVCKTIKFSGTHILLRDALAENIRQTGHITAKIEGRIKNVQNTGYITRAEFAGLLTRALDLAGDESAAGFSDVFPGQQFAGVVGAAAKAGLVCGYEDGSFRPGYQVSREEMTVMAVRAVRAAGFTAEASNVNAAIARFYDQDEISGWARIPVAAAVEAGIVCGRQSDYFDPSGHVTRAEAAAVLERALDYINR; from the coding sequence ATGTTTATTTCCAGGAAATCTCCAGGATTGGCGGCCATTACTCTATTGGCGCTTGTTTTTACTCTGGTTGCGCCCTGCACTGCCGCCTTTGCCGCTCCAGGCGATAAAGTTTTTGACATCATTGAGATTGCCGACTTTCACGGTATGCTGGAAGACACCGGAGGCAACCCGGTGGCCGCGGTGATGGCCAAAAACATTAAAGACATTGCCGGCGGCAACCCCGGGCGGACCCTGATTGTTTCCGGCGGCGACAATTATCAGGGGTCGGCGGTGTCCAACCTGCTCAGAGGCGAACCGGTGATGAATGTCTTTAATAATATCGGGGTGGCGGTTTCTGCGTTGGGCAACCATGAATTCTACTGGGGCCTGGATACCGTGACCGGGTCCGGAGCCGCCGGTTATCCGGTTATTTGTTCCAACTTGTTTTACAAAGGCGACGGCAGCCTTGTGTTCGAACCATACAAAATTTTTGTAAGGGACGGGGTAAAGATAGCCATTGTCGGCGCCGTCACCGAGGATTTGCCGGACCTTGTAAAGCCGGAGCAGTTCAAAGATTATGAGGCCGGCAGCATAGTGGACAATGTCAGGCGGGCGGCTCAAGAAGCCAGGGCGGAAGGGGCCCAAATTGTAATTGCCCTGATCCATGCCGGCGATAATTATGATTCCAGGACTGGACCGGTCTTTGAGGTGGCCGGCCGGCTGGGAGGCGCCGGAGGCGTTGTTGACGCCGTTCTGGGCGGGCACACTCATAACGTGGTTGCGGCAACCGCCGCCAACGGCACGCCGGTGGCCATTGCCGGCTGTTACGGCAAGGGCTTTATCGACTTGAAAATTGTCATGCAGGAGGACGGCAGGCTTACCTTCAATACTTCCTATATTGATTGCGACACATCCAGCACAATTCCCCCGTATGGTTACAAGGCCGCGGCTCCGGTCGTCGATCAGGCCGTGTCCGCCATCGTTGACGCCGCCAAAACCAGGGCGATTCCACTCGCCGGACAGGTGCTGGGCACGGCCGGCACCGCCCTGACCATCGCCCAGGCGGAATATCCCTGGGGCGAGTCGACGGCCGGCAACTGGCTTTGCGATGTGATGAAAGCGAAAGTCAACGCCGATTTTGCCTTTATCAACAGCGGCGCTATCCGGGTTAACATTCCCCGGGGCGATGTAACCATGGGTGAACTCTATACCTTTCTACCCTTTGGCGATTTCATTATGACCGCCGATCTGACCGGCGCCCAGATCAAGGCGCTGCTGGAACAAGCCGTGGGCGACGGCGGCAAAGGCATCCAGACGGCCGGCCTGACCTTTGCCTATAACCCCGGCGCGCCCGGCGGCAGCAGGATCGAGAGTATCAGCAAATCCGACGGCACTCCCGTGGACATGGCAGACACGGCCAGGACGTACAGGGTTGCCGTCAACGACTATGTGGCAGCGGGCGGTGACGGGTTTTCCGTTTGTAAAACCATCAAATTCTCCGGTACCCACATTCTGCTCAGAGACGCCTTGGCTGAAAACATAAGGCAGACCGGCCATATTACCGCCAAAATAGAAGGGAGAATCAAGAATGTTCAAAATACCGGTTACATTACCCGCGCCGAATTTGCCGGCTTGCTGACGCGCGCCCTGGACCTGGCCGGCGATGAGTCCGCCGCCGGGTTTTCCGATGTCTTTCCCGGGCAGCAGTTCGCGGGTGTGGTCGGGGCCGCCGCAAAGGCCGGTCTGGTCTGCGGCTATGAAGACGGCTCGTTCCGCCCCGGTTATCAGGTCAGCCGTGAAGAAATGACGGTGATGGCCGTCAGGGCGGTTCGGGCGGCGGGCTTTACTGCGGAAGCCTCTAATGTGAACGCGGCCATCGCCAGGTTTTACGACCAGGATGAAATTTCCGGTTGGGCCAGAATACCTGTGGCCGCGGCGGTGGAAGCCGGTATCGTGTGTGGCAGGCAATCGGACTATTTTGATCCGTCCGGGCACGTGACCCGGGCGGAAGCCGCAGCGGTGCTGGAGCGCGCTCTCGATTACATTAACCGTTGA
- the AslB gene encoding arylsulfatase regulator (Fe-S oxidoreductase) — MGLTDPRLHLFAVQGASYAVSTDYLRFAGIAPEAAEAVRRGGPAGPVLNRLGVPLEPPGQKGFRFAPPDTLVLMLTYACNMACRYCCQGEIPAARENQMSQAVAYRAVDWLMRNSADAETVNIGFFGGEPLLRFPLMQEIAAYADRRASAAGKRVRYGIMTNGLLLTEPVIDFLAANQVQVTVSFDGPAAVQNRNRPLKGGGRSFRLIAGRIRKLLARCPDATLRSTLYAGTDPDLVLQTARRLGFRQCRMEKVSSSLLAEGKKNDEAASSGQMAAHLRRQGERFLAAARERDAAALQRIAVDGAFMEVVRQMFQLARAGAPVRRRWFSCGAGRQLLAVAANGDLYPCPRFLALPEYRLGSVAEDGFRGELHHKSLLIHSEDCRSCWARYYCGGGCVVEHLGRTGSIFRANPDTCRLRRARIETGIRVFAECSDDDRAFLHEIGVLPGRQA; from the coding sequence ATGGGCCTGACCGATCCGCGCCTTCACCTGTTTGCGGTTCAAGGTGCCAGTTATGCGGTCAGCACGGATTACCTGCGGTTCGCCGGGATTGCTCCGGAAGCGGCTGAGGCGGTAAGGCGGGGCGGACCGGCTGGGCCGGTTCTGAACCGGCTGGGGGTTCCGCTGGAGCCGCCTGGACAGAAGGGGTTCCGGTTTGCCCCGCCGGACACCCTGGTGTTGATGCTGACCTATGCCTGCAACATGGCCTGCCGGTATTGCTGCCAGGGAGAAATCCCCGCCGCGCGGGAAAATCAGATGTCCCAAGCAGTGGCGTACCGGGCTGTGGACTGGCTGATGCGCAACTCGGCGGATGCGGAAACGGTTAATATAGGATTTTTTGGCGGTGAGCCGCTGCTCCGCTTTCCGCTGATGCAAGAAATCGCCGCCTACGCCGATAGGCGGGCGTCAGCCGCCGGCAAGCGGGTGCGCTACGGCATCATGACCAACGGCCTGCTCTTGACCGAACCGGTCATTGATTTTCTGGCCGCCAACCAGGTCCAGGTTACCGTCAGCTTTGACGGGCCGGCCGCCGTGCAAAACCGCAACCGGCCGCTGAAAGGCGGCGGGCGCTCGTTCCGCCTGATTGCCGGAAGAATCCGGAAACTGCTGGCGCGCTGCCCGGACGCTACGCTCCGCTCCACGCTCTATGCCGGCACCGACCCGGATCTGGTGCTCCAAACAGCCCGGCGGCTGGGTTTCCGGCAGTGCCGCATGGAAAAGGTGTCCAGCTCGCTGCTGGCGGAAGGCAAGAAAAACGACGAAGCGGCCTCTTCCGGGCAAATGGCGGCGCATTTGCGCCGCCAGGGAGAGCGCTTCCTGGCCGCCGCGCGGGAGCGGGACGCGGCCGCCCTGCAAAGGATTGCCGTGGACGGCGCATTCATGGAGGTGGTAAGGCAGATGTTCCAGCTGGCCCGGGCGGGCGCGCCGGTCCGGCGGCGGTGGTTTTCCTGCGGCGCAGGCCGGCAGCTGCTGGCGGTGGCGGCCAACGGCGACCTGTATCCCTGCCCGCGCTTCCTGGCGCTGCCGGAATACCGGCTGGGTTCGGTCGCCGAAGACGGTTTCCGGGGGGAACTGCACCATAAAAGCCTGCTCATCCACAGCGAGGATTGCCGGTCGTGCTGGGCGCGTTATTACTGCGGAGGCGGCTGCGTTGTGGAGCACCTGGGCCGCACCGGCTCCATTTTCCGGGCCAACCCGGACACCTGCCGCCTGCGGCGGGCCAGAATCGAAACAGGCATCCGGGTGTTTGCCGAATGTTCGGACGATGATAGGGCTTTTTTGCATGAGATCGGCGTTTTGCCGGGCCGGCAGGCGTGA
- the AslB gene encoding arylsulfatase regulator (Fe-S oxidoreductase) codes for MGPGAGLWRGKTFLDLFMKNKRGLKQVKPSMYNFIWPADDPAKVMIFNSLTTALAEVEKTHLDLLDLPRFDYDTLPDAARRFAEGLKQGGFVLDDAADELKILKFAYNSNKYNRMAIGFTVAPTLRCNFACTYCYEQAGENGDRRDGQNAFMPEHVREELLKFIAQAAKTVKAVYITWYGGEPLLGREIIFDLSQKIIAVTEENKIAYSAGMITNGYLLAEDPDLVQKLKDSRIKFFQITLDGPPETHNRRRMLKGGNGPTFDRILEGVKLLAANGMEVGLRINVDRSNMEEALKLLDLLEENNLQDISVHLGHVHADTAGCKSIESSCATMEEFTAFNQTFRETLRQRGFKTGQPPYYPGIAHACGANRVNAFVLDPDGDMYKCWSEIGDKPARIGNIVGFKQRGKDERMREIRWLTWEPFEYADCLACKVLPVCMGGCGYRAMFVNKDRPACGEWKYSLEHYVRARYHREKNLKAEANLPKMA; via the coding sequence GTGGGCCCGGGGGCTGGGTTATGGCGGGGAAAGACTTTTTTAGATTTGTTTATGAAAAATAAGAGAGGGCTGAAACAAGTGAAACCGTCCATGTATAACTTTATCTGGCCCGCGGACGACCCGGCGAAGGTCATGATCTTCAACAGCCTCACCACCGCCCTGGCCGAGGTGGAGAAGACGCACCTGGATTTGCTGGACCTTCCCCGCTTCGATTACGACACCCTGCCTGATGCAGCAAGGCGCTTTGCCGAAGGGCTGAAGCAGGGGGGCTTCGTCCTGGACGACGCGGCCGACGAGCTGAAAATCCTGAAGTTTGCCTATAACAGCAACAAATACAACCGCATGGCAATCGGCTTTACCGTCGCCCCCACCCTGCGCTGCAACTTCGCCTGCACCTACTGCTACGAACAGGCGGGGGAGAACGGGGACCGGCGGGACGGGCAAAACGCCTTCATGCCGGAGCACGTGCGGGAAGAACTGCTGAAGTTCATCGCTCAGGCGGCCAAAACGGTAAAAGCCGTTTACATCACCTGGTACGGCGGTGAGCCGCTTTTGGGCCGGGAGATCATCTTTGATCTGTCGCAAAAAATAATCGCCGTCACCGAAGAGAACAAGATAGCCTACTCCGCCGGGATGATCACCAACGGCTACCTGCTGGCGGAAGACCCGGACCTGGTGCAAAAGCTGAAGGACAGCCGGATTAAATTTTTCCAGATCACCCTCGACGGGCCGCCGGAGACGCACAACCGCCGCCGGATGTTGAAAGGCGGCAACGGCCCGACATTCGACAGGATTCTGGAAGGTGTCAAGCTCCTGGCGGCCAATGGGATGGAAGTAGGCCTGCGCATCAACGTGGACCGCTCCAACATGGAAGAGGCGTTAAAACTCCTGGATCTACTTGAAGAAAACAACCTGCAAGACATCTCCGTCCACCTGGGCCACGTTCACGCCGACACGGCGGGCTGCAAGTCCATCGAAAGCTCCTGCGCCACCATGGAAGAATTCACCGCGTTTAACCAGACCTTCCGCGAGACCTTGCGGCAAAGGGGTTTCAAGACGGGCCAACCCCCCTACTATCCAGGGATCGCCCACGCCTGCGGGGCCAACCGGGTGAACGCCTTCGTGCTCGACCCGGACGGCGACATGTACAAGTGCTGGTCCGAGATCGGCGACAAGCCGGCCCGCATCGGCAATATTGTTGGTTTCAAACAACGCGGCAAGGATGAACGGATGCGCGAAATCCGCTGGCTTACCTGGGAGCCTTTCGAGTACGCGGACTGCCTGGCCTGCAAGGTGCTGCCCGTCTGCATGGGAGGCTGCGGCTACCGGGCCATGTTCGTCAACAAGGACAGGCCGGCCTGCGGGGAGTGGAAATACAGCCTGGAGCATTACGTCCGGGCGCGCTACCACCGGGAAAAGAATCTAAAAGCAGAAGCAAACCTGCCAAAAATGGCATAA
- the AslB gene encoding arylsulfatase regulator (Fe-S oxidoreductase) → MSPCAPESAGKYSLRLAPYHRFTVEGRSYVVNTDRFRCARLDDRTAAFLAAWEGDPRVQPPDDVRGALVKTGLLAGERGKILPDGDARLERDRRAAAGWLAGAAARTSTLCLMVAQECNMACVYCYGNAGSYGGGGLMTAETARRGVDWLVRHSGGNRKLGLSFFGGEPLLNLPVIRRTVEYAKQAGERSGKTFAFSVTTNASLADKAAIDFLRANQFQIIISFDGTAADQDRNRPFKDGSPSYAAVAPRIKQLLSAFPRACGRATLYGETDPGGVLAALKEMGFQNCHLVPASGRLLTGAPPEKALFRRERERAAGLRREAEAFVAAVKRRDPAEAARQLKDRDLSLVTSFGRAPFMTRRLFFCGAGRNYLAVDVDGGLYPCHRFVGLREYLLGGVDGAEDPPRGLFHESPVTESEECRRCWLKYVCGGGCAYANIASTGSPFRPDPAYCRQFGQTAETLLDAAGRLTGEDWEFLYQNNVVIRPPCPLDF, encoded by the coding sequence ATGTCGCCATGCGCTCCCGAATCTGCGGGAAAATACAGCCTGCGGCTGGCGCCGTACCACCGCTTCACGGTGGAAGGGCGGAGCTATGTGGTGAATACCGACCGCTTCCGCTGCGCCCGGCTGGACGACAGGACGGCCGCTTTTCTCGCCGCCTGGGAAGGCGACCCCCGTGTCCAGCCGCCGGACGACGTGCGCGGCGCCCTGGTGAAAACAGGCTTGCTGGCGGGGGAGCGGGGGAAAATCCTCCCGGACGGGGACGCCCGGCTGGAGAGGGACCGCCGGGCGGCGGCCGGGTGGCTGGCCGGCGCCGCCGCCCGCACCAGCACCCTCTGTCTCATGGTGGCCCAGGAGTGCAATATGGCCTGCGTTTATTGTTACGGCAACGCGGGATCTTACGGCGGCGGCGGGCTGATGACGGCGGAAACCGCCCGCCGCGGCGTGGACTGGCTGGTCCGCCACAGCGGCGGCAACCGGAAGCTGGGATTGTCCTTTTTCGGCGGCGAGCCGCTCTTAAACCTGCCGGTTATCCGAAGGACGGTGGAGTACGCCAAACAGGCGGGTGAGCGAAGCGGCAAGACATTTGCCTTCAGCGTCACCACCAACGCTTCGCTGGCTGACAAGGCAGCAATTGATTTTTTGCGGGCCAACCAGTTTCAAATAATCATCAGTTTTGACGGAACAGCGGCAGACCAGGACAGGAACCGCCCGTTCAAAGACGGCAGCCCTTCCTATGCGGCGGTGGCGCCGCGCATAAAACAACTGCTTTCCGCCTTTCCCCGGGCCTGCGGCCGGGCCACCCTGTACGGGGAGACGGATCCGGGCGGGGTGCTGGCGGCGCTTAAGGAAATGGGATTTCAAAACTGCCACCTGGTCCCGGCTTCCGGGCGCCTGCTGACCGGCGCTCCGCCGGAAAAAGCTCTTTTCCGGCGGGAGCGGGAGCGGGCGGCCGGTTTGCGGCGGGAAGCAGAGGCCTTCGTGGCGGCGGTGAAACGGCGCGACCCGGCGGAGGCCGCCCGGCAGCTCAAGGACCGGGACCTGTCTCTGGTCACCTCCTTCGGCAGAGCGCCGTTCATGACCCGCCGGCTGTTTTTTTGCGGCGCGGGGCGCAACTACCTGGCGGTGGACGTGGACGGCGGACTGTATCCCTGCCACCGCTTCGTAGGCCTGCGGGAATACCTGCTGGGCGGCGTCGACGGGGCGGAAGACCCGCCCCGGGGACTGTTCCACGAAAGCCCCGTCACCGAAAGCGAGGAATGCCGGCGGTGCTGGCTCAAGTATGTTTGCGGCGGCGGCTGCGCGTACGCCAACATCGCCTCCACCGGCAGCCCCTTCCGGCCCGATCCGGCCTATTGCCGGCAGTTCGGGCAGACGGCGGAGACGCTGCTAGACGCGGCCGGCCGGCTGACCGGTGAAGACTGGGAGTTTCTCTATCAAAACAATGTGGTTATACGTCCGCCGTGCCCCCTGGATTTTTAA
- the SmtA gene encoding SAM-dependent methyltransferases: MWHPFSVPCGRGVPLFGINLITLTWKGFFAMKYIRSEKYSTRAINDLLMGPNPVKLTEELLLDHQIPNGATVMDLGCGRSVTSVFLAKEYGFRVFATDLWISATENRQFFDRMGLSGDRIIPIHADATALPYAEEFFDAVVSVDSYQYFGRDPEYLGRHLLPLVKHGGYIYICIPGMKKDCHAQLPPELLLSWTPEQLDTIHDADYWRNIISQTRGVDILSIHEMESNEEVWNDWLACDNEYARGDRKSMEAGGGKYLNFIAIVLRRR; the protein is encoded by the coding sequence GTGTGGCACCCGTTTTCTGTTCCGTGCGGTCGCGGCGTTCCGCTTTTTGGTATAAACCTCATCACATTAACTTGGAAAGGATTTTTCGCCATGAAATATATAAGGTCCGAAAAATACAGCACCAGGGCTATTAACGATTTGCTCATGGGGCCGAACCCCGTTAAACTGACCGAGGAACTGCTGCTCGATCATCAGATACCAAACGGCGCGACCGTTATGGATCTCGGCTGCGGCCGCAGCGTAACCTCCGTTTTCCTGGCCAAGGAATACGGGTTTCGTGTTTTTGCCACCGACCTTTGGATCAGCGCGACGGAAAACAGGCAGTTCTTCGACCGGATGGGACTGAGCGGCGACCGGATCATCCCGATTCACGCGGACGCGACGGCGCTTCCGTATGCGGAAGAATTTTTCGACGCGGTTGTCAGCGTCGATTCCTACCAGTATTTCGGACGGGATCCGGAGTACCTGGGCAGGCATCTCCTTCCGCTTGTCAAGCACGGCGGATATATTTACATCTGCATTCCCGGGATGAAAAAGGATTGCCACGCTCAGCTTCCGCCGGAATTGCTGCTTTCCTGGACGCCGGAGCAGCTAGACACCATTCATGACGCAGACTACTGGAGAAACATCATAAGCCAAACCCGCGGCGTCGACATTCTGTCCATCCATGAAATGGAAAGCAACGAGGAGGTATGGAACGACTGGCTTGCCTGCGACAACGAATACGCGCGGGGCGACCGGAAGTCCATGGAAGCCGGCGGCGGCAAATACCTGAATTTCATCGCGATCGTATTAAGAAGGCGGTAA